A part of Paraburkholderia azotifigens genomic DNA contains:
- a CDS encoding cytochrome b/b6 domain-containing protein — translation MDHNTVQPGWVRVTHWINALAVVLMVMSGWQIYDASPIFPVIQFSPSITLGGWLGGALQWHFAVMWLLVANFIVYLAFNLASGRFRRKLLPLDAKQLAADLLAALRGRLKHDDLTHYNALQKLAYLVVIADIVLIVLSGLAVWKSVQFPLLRTLMGGYDNARVVHFICMSVLVAFFVVHVAMVALVPRSLLLMIRGR, via the coding sequence TTGGATCACAACACGGTTCAACCGGGGTGGGTGCGCGTCACGCACTGGATCAATGCATTGGCTGTCGTCCTCATGGTGATGAGCGGCTGGCAGATTTACGATGCATCGCCGATCTTTCCCGTCATTCAGTTTTCTCCTTCGATCACACTAGGCGGCTGGCTAGGCGGCGCGCTGCAATGGCACTTCGCCGTGATGTGGCTCCTGGTCGCGAACTTCATCGTCTATCTCGCGTTCAATCTCGCGTCCGGCCGCTTTCGACGCAAGCTGTTGCCGCTCGACGCGAAACAGCTTGCCGCCGATCTGCTCGCGGCACTGCGCGGGCGGCTGAAGCACGACGATCTCACGCATTACAACGCGCTGCAAAAGCTCGCGTATCTCGTCGTGATCGCGGATATCGTGCTGATCGTGCTGTCGGGACTGGCTGTGTGGAAGTCGGTGCAGTTTCCGTTGCTGCGCACGCTGATGGGCGGCTACGACAACGCGCGCGTGGTGCACTTCATCTGCATGAGCGTGCTGGTCGCGTTCTTCGTCGTGCATGTCGCGATGGTTGCGCTGGTGCCGCGCTCGCTGCTGCTGATGATCCGGGGGCGCTGA
- a CDS encoding molybdopterin-dependent oxidoreductase: MTIRKRTPQPGSFLATHGESIIQDAQRELKSPARRLFGQRLLTLGGIALLSGCDLTNDKSVNTALRRISFFNDDVQALLFDPNKLAPTYPESMITRPFPFNAFYDIDDVPEVDAASYRLQLSGLAHGKRTWTLDELRALPQESQITRHICIEGWSAIGHWGGVRFADFLRRAGADTSAKYVSLRCADNYWTSIDMPTALHAQTLLTLTYDGDVLPPKYGFPMKLRMPTKLGYKNPKHIVAIEITNQYPGGYWENQGYNWFGGS, from the coding sequence ATGACGATCCGCAAGCGTACGCCGCAGCCCGGCTCATTTCTCGCCACGCACGGCGAGTCGATCATTCAGGACGCGCAGCGCGAGCTCAAGTCGCCCGCGCGGCGCCTGTTCGGTCAACGTCTGTTGACGCTCGGCGGCATTGCGCTGCTGTCGGGCTGCGATCTGACCAATGACAAATCCGTGAATACGGCATTGCGCCGCATTTCGTTTTTCAACGACGACGTGCAGGCGTTGCTGTTCGATCCAAACAAACTCGCGCCGACGTATCCCGAGTCGATGATCACGCGGCCATTTCCATTCAATGCCTTCTATGACATCGATGACGTGCCCGAAGTCGACGCCGCCTCTTATCGTTTGCAACTGAGCGGTCTCGCGCACGGTAAGCGCACATGGACGCTGGACGAACTGCGCGCGCTGCCGCAGGAAAGCCAGATTACGCGGCATATTTGCATCGAAGGATGGAGCGCGATCGGTCACTGGGGCGGCGTGCGTTTCGCGGATTTCCTGCGCCGCGCGGGCGCCGACACGAGCGCGAAGTATGTGTCGCTGCGTTGCGCGGACAACTACTGGACGAGCATCGACATGCCGACTGCGTTGCACGCGCAAACATTGCTCACGCTCACGTATGACGGCGACGTGCTGCCGCCCAAATACGGCTTTCCGATGAAGCTGCGCATGCCGACCAAGCTCGGCTACAAGAATCCGAAGCATATCGTCGCCATCGAAATCACGAACCAGTACCCGGGCGGCTATTGGGAGAACCAGGGCTACAACTGGTTCGGCGGCTCGTGA
- a CDS encoding DUF3987 domain-containing protein translates to MSFRIKFGTALLTATLATAAFAQAPATKPSRIRGEIVSLDGDTLKVHRRSGDTVSIEVKPAVTVSSVKPMQLSDIKPGSFIGTAATTGTDGKLTATEVVVFPESARGTGEGHYAWDLGPNSSMTNANVDTVVQSTSGRDLKLSYKGGSNVVTVPPNVPIVTIAPAAHSDLTPGKKVFVVATPASSQGEFVAQRVVVEKDGVAPPM, encoded by the coding sequence ATGTCTTTCCGCATCAAATTCGGCACGGCTCTGTTGACGGCCACGCTCGCGACGGCCGCATTCGCGCAGGCGCCCGCGACGAAACCTTCACGCATTCGTGGAGAAATCGTTTCGCTCGACGGCGACACGCTCAAGGTGCATCGCCGCAGCGGCGATACGGTGTCGATCGAAGTGAAACCGGCTGTCACCGTTTCATCCGTGAAGCCGATGCAGTTGTCCGATATCAAGCCGGGCTCGTTCATTGGCACGGCGGCGACGACGGGCACGGACGGCAAGCTGACGGCAACGGAAGTCGTGGTGTTTCCCGAGTCCGCGCGCGGCACGGGCGAAGGGCATTACGCGTGGGATCTCGGGCCGAACAGTTCGATGACCAATGCGAACGTGGATACCGTGGTGCAGAGCACGAGCGGGCGCGATCTGAAACTGTCGTACAAGGGCGGCAGCAACGTCGTGACGGTCCCGCCCAACGTGCCCATCGTGACGATTGCGCCCGCCGCGCATAGCGATCTCACGCCGGGCAAGAAGGTGTTCGTCGTGGCGACGCCTGCTTCTTCGCAAGGGGAGTTTGTCGCGCAGCGCGTGGTCGTCGAAAAGGATGGTGTCGCGCCGCCGATGTAA
- a CDS encoding acyltransferase family protein — protein MAITLNGPASSASGKSLKIDAIRFLAAFWVLMYHFKPPLFKALLPHQLSFISSALWSGATVLFAGPAAVIVFFVISGYCIHAAYHKDVALKPVNYYASRFIRIGLPLVVLLCVVQPLPAGQNYLESVLWSLYCEMVYYAVYPLLRPRFRHIGEMIVGCTLLAAAMVACVRLFGHPVCHGCVYETYRVPGTALLYAAGWISGCLIAETQRNAAQFQIRGAYSPLTMMLRHALDASTLALATHLIVLRVAVVAAGAAVMILLSESSLKPAMLPLITPDITLPVFQLLAVVWIATETATPSRSRVWSTLAACGAWSYSLYLCHKTALALLEVTSFDESSRIAWFVEVALAFAISYAFYRVIEKPSHVISQRLRKYAPDVPGAPAA, from the coding sequence ATGGCGATCACTTTGAATGGGCCGGCGTCGTCCGCTTCTGGAAAATCTTTAAAGATAGACGCGATCCGTTTCCTCGCGGCGTTCTGGGTGCTGATGTATCACTTCAAGCCGCCTCTTTTCAAAGCACTCCTGCCGCATCAGCTATCGTTCATAAGCAGTGCGCTATGGTCCGGCGCGACGGTGCTGTTCGCGGGGCCCGCAGCCGTGATCGTGTTCTTCGTCATTTCCGGCTATTGCATTCATGCCGCATATCACAAAGACGTCGCGCTAAAACCGGTCAACTATTACGCATCCAGATTTATTCGAATCGGATTGCCGCTGGTCGTTTTGCTATGCGTCGTTCAGCCTTTGCCGGCGGGACAGAATTATCTGGAATCGGTACTCTGGTCGCTTTACTGCGAAATGGTCTATTACGCGGTCTATCCGCTGTTGCGGCCGCGCTTTCGCCATATCGGCGAAATGATCGTCGGCTGTACGCTGCTGGCGGCGGCGATGGTCGCTTGCGTGCGGCTCTTTGGACATCCCGTCTGTCATGGATGCGTCTATGAGACCTATCGCGTGCCGGGCACGGCGTTGCTCTATGCGGCGGGATGGATCTCGGGCTGCCTGATCGCGGAGACGCAGCGCAATGCCGCGCAATTCCAGATTCGCGGCGCATATTCGCCGCTCACGATGATGCTCCGGCACGCACTGGACGCGAGCACCCTTGCACTCGCGACGCATCTGATCGTGCTGAGAGTAGCCGTGGTCGCGGCAGGCGCTGCCGTGATGATTCTGCTTTCCGAGTCGAGTCTCAAGCCCGCCATGCTGCCGTTGATCACACCCGATATCACGCTGCCTGTCTTTCAGCTCCTCGCTGTAGTGTGGATCGCGACGGAAACGGCGACGCCTTCTCGTTCTCGCGTGTGGTCGACGCTGGCCGCGTGCGGCGCGTGGTCGTACAGCCTCTATCTGTGCCACAAGACGGCGCTTGCGCTGCTCGAAGTGACGTCATTCGACGAAAGCTCGCGAATTGCGTGGTTCGTCGAAGTGGCGCTGGCGTTTGCGATCAGTTACGCGTTCTATCGCGTGATCGAAAAGCCGTCGCATGTCATTTCGCAGCGGTTGCGCAAGTACGCGCCCGATGTGCCGGGCGCGCCTGCCGCCTGA
- a CDS encoding SMP-30/gluconolactonase/LRE family protein, producing the protein MLNTRMRPRALLLGAIVTMIASVCHAQYSTDWLANTYGTLANHVGNAARSMWVSPEGVVYTASLWDENEGGVAIYQNGRSIGSIGIHSEFQGGAITGNATSIFAAMQAGTQYGTGGVGRYNRATGARDLVINVSTWTTMNRADAIAGLATAGSLLYASDFFGNRVRVFTTDGAWQQDIAVASPGALALDNAGNVWVARKSAGAIVEYGPTGALLNTIQMPAAPRPSALYFDASSGLLMVGDEGPDMNIKLYNVTGAPQLAGTFGVQGGYLDTTTGIKGQVGDKRFTRIKGIGKDAAGTLYVLNNPWGGGWDLGRNGGTDIHAYNSTGNLLWKLQSLNFEAVAAPDPVTDGALFYSGTNIYSGTAGGIFVANTVDPFSSPDDPRLNVNDTQRNEHFGQLVSVGGNRILVASGQNPAIFYFFHFEPSKGYIAVPDASIPGPAFNTTRPITGGFSIDSKGDVWAGLDRTNHIYHYPLTGFDGYGKPAWGPGIALPIPMSIRPLTRIIYLAESDTMVLAQGIAGSSDWTAMNTRIEVYHGWSAGNMTQPDPVITLTSANPKSMTAAGNYLFVGYVHTVPNIDAFNLTTGHLDTTFTNSNPGNVDVGNDVDSMYGLRAFLRSTGEYVVTKDNYNGSSVIVYRWTP; encoded by the coding sequence ATGCTCAACACGCGAATGCGGCCGCGCGCGCTGCTGCTCGGCGCAATCGTCACCATGATCGCTTCCGTCTGTCATGCGCAGTACAGCACCGACTGGCTCGCGAATACCTACGGCACGCTTGCCAACCACGTCGGCAATGCCGCCCGCTCGATGTGGGTCTCACCCGAAGGCGTCGTCTACACGGCGTCGCTCTGGGACGAGAACGAAGGCGGCGTCGCGATTTACCAGAATGGCCGCAGCATCGGCTCGATCGGCATTCATAGCGAGTTCCAGGGCGGCGCCATCACGGGCAATGCAACGTCGATCTTCGCGGCCATGCAGGCGGGCACGCAATACGGCACGGGCGGCGTCGGCCGTTACAACCGCGCCACGGGCGCGCGCGACCTCGTCATCAACGTCAGCACATGGACCACGATGAACCGCGCTGACGCAATCGCGGGACTCGCGACGGCAGGCTCGCTGCTCTATGCCAGCGACTTCTTCGGCAATCGCGTGCGCGTGTTCACGACGGACGGCGCATGGCAGCAGGATATCGCCGTAGCGAGTCCCGGCGCACTCGCACTGGATAACGCGGGCAACGTGTGGGTCGCACGCAAGAGCGCGGGCGCGATCGTCGAATACGGTCCCACGGGCGCGCTGCTGAACACGATCCAGATGCCCGCCGCGCCGCGCCCTTCCGCGTTGTATTTCGATGCGTCGTCTGGGCTGCTGATGGTCGGCGACGAAGGGCCCGATATGAACATCAAGCTCTATAACGTGACGGGCGCGCCGCAACTCGCCGGTACGTTCGGCGTGCAGGGCGGCTATCTCGACACGACGACGGGTATCAAAGGCCAGGTGGGCGACAAACGCTTCACTCGCATCAAGGGCATCGGCAAGGACGCGGCAGGCACACTATACGTGCTCAACAATCCGTGGGGCGGCGGCTGGGATCTCGGCCGCAACGGCGGCACCGACATCCACGCGTACAACAGCACAGGCAATCTGCTGTGGAAGCTGCAATCGCTGAACTTCGAAGCTGTCGCGGCGCCCGATCCCGTCACGGACGGCGCGTTGTTCTATAGCGGCACCAACATCTATTCGGGCACGGCAGGCGGCATCTTCGTCGCGAACACCGTCGATCCGTTCTCCTCGCCTGACGATCCGCGCCTCAACGTCAACGACACGCAGCGCAACGAACACTTCGGCCAGCTGGTTAGCGTCGGCGGCAACCGGATACTCGTTGCATCGGGACAGAATCCGGCCATCTTCTACTTCTTTCATTTCGAACCGTCCAAAGGCTATATCGCCGTGCCTGATGCGTCGATTCCGGGTCCGGCATTCAATACGACGCGCCCGATCACCGGCGGATTCAGCATCGACAGCAAGGGCGACGTATGGGCCGGGCTCGATCGCACGAATCATATCTATCACTATCCGTTGACAGGCTTCGACGGCTACGGCAAGCCCGCGTGGGGACCGGGCATCGCGTTACCGATTCCGATGAGCATCAGGCCATTGACACGCATCATCTATCTCGCCGAAAGCGACACGATGGTACTCGCGCAAGGCATCGCGGGAAGCTCGGACTGGACGGCGATGAACACGCGGATCGAGGTGTATCACGGCTGGAGCGCGGGCAACATGACGCAGCCAGATCCTGTGATCACGCTCACCAGCGCGAACCCGAAATCGATGACGGCGGCGGGCAACTATCTGTTCGTCGGCTACGTGCATACCGTGCCGAACATCGATGCGTTCAACCTCACCACGGGCCATCTCGACACGACGTTCACCAATTCGAACCCGGGCAACGTGGACGTCGGCAACGACGTCGACTCGATGTATGGACTAAGAGCGTTCCTCCGATCGACGGGTGAGTACGTCGTCACCAAAGACAACTACAACGGATCGAGCGTGATCGTGTATCGCTGGACGCCGTGA
- a CDS encoding FmdB family zinc ribbon protein: MPTYQYRCESCGEKFEHAEHVAEHERVQLKCPKCGSEKVQHAPAPFVAKTSRKS; the protein is encoded by the coding sequence ATGCCGACCTATCAGTATCGTTGCGAAAGCTGTGGTGAAAAGTTCGAACACGCGGAGCACGTTGCAGAACATGAAAGGGTGCAGCTGAAATGCCCCAAGTGCGGCAGCGAAAAGGTGCAGCACGCACCGGCGCCGTTCGTCGCGAAGACTTCCCGCAAGAGTTGA